The DNA region TTGTCGAGTAGGCCTCTATCTGCATATCTTGATTGTGGAGATAAAATTAGGTACACATTAGTTATTACATCACAAGCTGAGTCTTCCACCCCTTTCTTTCAGTGCTATGCAGCATGGTTTGGTTCATGCCCTGGACTGAAAGTCTTGGCTCCATATTCTGCGGAAGACGCTCGAGGCTTGCTTAAAGCTGCCATAAGGGACCCTGATCCTGTTGTATTCCTTGAAAATGAACTGCTGTAAGTCGCACTGTGTGATATAGTTCGTGTCAATCATGTTATATGTGCATACTACATTGACAGAtatttttaccaattttataaaTGTCTTGTTTTCCCTGCGGATATAACTTTTCAGATATGGTGAATCATTTCCTGTCTCAGCTGAAACGCTTGATTCCAGTTTCTGTGTGCCTATCGGGAAAGCTAAGGTATATCCTTGAAGTACATTTTGATTTCTCTATATGTCTTAGATATTAAAAACTTATTGCCTGTAAAAACATTGGCAGATTGAACGTGAAGGAAAGGATGTAACAATTGTTGCTTACTCGAAGATGGTCGGCTTTTCTCTACAGGTTTGTCATATATATCCGTCATTGGATTGTTATGAATTGTTGGCATGAATTTCCCTTATATAACTCTGAAACTATTACAGTATAAATTGTTTCATCTATAACCAAATAATGAAAAGAAATATATTTAAGGATGTAAAATTTTCTGTATATACTTTTGCCTCTTGAAGTGATTTTTCGTTTATATGTTAGGCTGCTGATATTCTTGCAAAGGAAGGGATTAATGCAGAGGTAACTTGAACAAATCCACCTATGCCTTTACCTGTTCACAATTCAATAAACAGAAGTTGTTTGATTTTAATCTTTTTCGGATGCAGGTAATAAATCTCCGGTCCATCCGCCCTCTTGACAGATCTGCTGTAAATGCTTCTGTTAGGAAAACAAATAGGATTGTGACTGTTGAAGAAGGATTCCCTCAACATGGCGTCGGTGCTGAGATCTGGTCATTTTCCTTAATATATATATCCATCCTCTTTCTGTCTCTTTAGCCAAGCTTCCTCCCATTCCCTCAATCATCTTCTTTATTTCTTCAGTGCTACTGTTGTGGAAGATAGCTTCGAGTATCTTGATGCACCTGTTGAGAGGATTGCCGGGGCAGATGTTCCCACGCCTTATGCTGCGAATATTGAGAGAATGGCTTTTCCACAGGTTTGTGATTCTTCTTTACCACTTTACTAAACAACCTTCCAACTCGAACGTAGCTCACATTTCTGTATGTTGTCAGGTTGAAGACATTGTTCGGGcagcaaaaagagcctgctacAGATCAAGATAATCAGCCGCATAAGGAAGGATTCTGGTGTTCTTCTGTGAAGATCATCGTTTTGGCGCGCATCTCTTTCGATGATTCCCCACTGTCACTGCTGACAAGATCGTGACACGCACACCCCACGAGAAATAAGTTTCTGAGCCatgcttttctttttttagctaTTTTGGGGCATGTTAATCTGTTGCAACAATTTAGTTGATGGAAGAGGCAGATGCTTCTGCACTCTTTTATGGATGGCTTTATTATATTTGGAGACATTCTCTTATCCTTTTTCTTTGgtttgtgtgtgagtgtgtgttaaGTTCTGTAAATCATTTTCTGTTATAAGATTTTGTGTGTGAGTGTGTCTTAAGTTCTGTAAATGATTTTCTGGTATAAGattgttgaaaagtaaaatgcggaaaataaaatatacttgAGAACTTTGAATACTATTCcttccgtcccgctttagcagtcccggttgagtcgggcacatgttttaaggggtatttaagtgtgtaataaataaatgatatagtggaggttgggtcccacttttaaacaatttttttacttttaagtgtgtaataaacaaatgatgtagtggaggttgggtcccacttttaaatgatgtaataaataaattgatgtagtgGACATCAATTTTTATGCACCGagttcaaccgggactcctaaagcgggacacccgaaattgatcaaccgggactgctaaagcgggacggagggagtacattgtAATTGATTTGAATTGTTGTTGTTGATACATAGTACATAGGTATTTATAGGACTCTAGATATAAATATACCTAGGAACTATACTTATTGGAACTCCACATTATAAATGTTATTCTCTTTCCAACAAGTTGGGACTCCACACATTCTCTTCCCAAAATACTTGGGACACTTCAAGTTatttttccaacactccccttcaagttaagtatcgagttttctgacacttaacttgcacgatcttcactttgataaatagtttatactcgtattcagGAATCCTTCACTTTTCATTGATAGTTTATGCTCTTATCATAGAGCTTTTCAATTCATCACTGATAGTTTTTACTCGTATCAAGGAGtcttttttttcattgaaagtttagactcgtttcaaggagtttcttttttcttcattgaaagtttaggctcTTATCAAGGAGCTCGTCATCATTGAAAGGTTAGACTCATTTCAAGgagcttcttcaattttctaTTGCCGGTTTTAACTTTTGTCATAGAGCTCTTTAATTTTTGGTTGGCAGTTTTAACTCATGTCAAGGAGCCTTCTTAGACCATTCCAGCTCAAATTCATATGACCCCAATAAGACCAGCCCAAATGTTCTTGCAAACCCAAATTGAGAAGACCACTAACAGCGCCTCATTTTTTTGTTCTCCTTCTATTCT from Salvia splendens isolate huo1 chromosome 9, SspV2, whole genome shotgun sequence includes:
- the LOC121747036 gene encoding pyruvate dehydrogenase E1 component subunit beta-1, mitochondrial-like; amino-acid sequence: MLGILRQTVVAKLNHALNCEQGIGAVALRAYSSSSANKMTVRDAINSALDEEMSADPKVFMMGEEVGEYQGAYKITKGLLDKYGPERVVDTPITEAGFTGIGVGAAYHGLRPVVEFMTFNFSMQAIDHIINSAAKSNYMSAGQISVPIVFRGPNGAASGVGAQHSQCYAAWFGSCPGLKVLAPYSAEDARGLLKAAIRDPDPVVFLENELLYGESFPVSAETLDSSFCVPIGKAKIEREGKDVTIVAYSKMVGFSLQAADILAKEGINAEVINLRSIRPLDRSAVNASVRKTNRIVTVEEGFPQHGVGAEICATVVEDSFEYLDAPVERIAGADVPTPYAANIERMAFPQVEDIVRAAKRACYRSR